One Urocitellus parryii isolate mUroPar1 chromosome 9, mUroPar1.hap1, whole genome shotgun sequence DNA segment encodes these proteins:
- the Fzd8 gene encoding frizzled-8: MEWGYLLEVTSLLAALALLQRSSGAAAASAKELACQEITVPLCKGIGYNYTYMPNQFNHDTQDEAGLEVHQFWPLVEIQCSPDLKFFLCSMYTPICLEDYKKPLPPCRSVCERAKAGCAPLMRQYGFAWPDRMRCDRLPEQGNPDTLCMDYNRTDLTTAAPSPPRRLPPPSPGEQPPSGSGHGRPPGARPPHRGGSSRGGGGGDAAAPPARGGGGGKARPPGGGAAPCEPGCQCRAPMVSVSSERHPLYNRVKTGQIANCALPCHNPFFSQDERAFTVFWIGLWSVLCFVSTFATVSTFLIDMERFKYPERPIIFLSACYLFVSVGYLVRLVAGHEKVACSGGAPGAGGAGGAGGAAAAASAGAAGAGASGAGGRGEYEELGAVEQHVRYETTGPALCTVVFLLVYFFGMASSIWWVILSLTWFLAAGMKWGNEAIAGYSQYFHLAAWLVPSVKSIAVLALSSVDGDPVAGICYVGNQSLDNLRGFVLAPLVIYLFIGTMFLLAGFVSLFRIRSVIKQQGGPTKTHKLEKLMIRLGLFTVLYTVPAAVVVACLFYEQHNRPRWEATHNCPCLRDLQPDQARRPDYAVFMLKYFMCLVVGITSGVWVWSGKTLESWRALCTRCCWASKGAAVGGGPAAGAAGGGGGPGGGGSAGPGGGGGPGGGGGSLYSDVSTGLTWRSGTASSVSYPKQMPLSQV, from the coding sequence ATGGAGTGGGGTTACCTGTTGGAAGTGACCTCTCTGCTGGCCGCCTTGGCGCTGCTGCAGCGCTCAAGCGGCGCAGCAGCCGCCTCGGCCAAAGAGCTGGCGTGCCAAGAGATCACCGTGCCGCTGTGTAAAGGCATTGGCTACAACTACACCTACATGCCCAACCAGTTCAACCACGACACGCAGGACGAGGCGGGCCTTGAGGTGCATCAGTTCTGGCCGCTAGTGGAGATCCAGTGCTCCCCCGACCTCAAGTTCTTTCTGTGCAGCATGTACACGCCCATCTGCCTGGAGGACTACAAGAAGCCGCTGCCACCCTGCCGCTCGGTGTGCGAGCGCGCCAAGGCCGGCTGCGCGCCGCTCATGCGCCAGTACGGCTTCGCTTGGCCGGACCGCATGCGCTGCGACCGGCTGCCGGAGCAAGGCAACCCCGACACGCTGTGCATGGACTATAACCGCACAGACCTGACCACGGCCGCGCCCAGCCCGCCGCGCCGCCTGCCGCCGCCGTCTCCTGGAGAGCAGCCACCCTCCGGCAGCGGCCACGGCCGCCCGCCGGGGGCCAGGCCCCCGCaccgcggcggcagcagcagggGCGGTGGCGGAGGGGACGCAGCGGCGCCCCCAGCGCGAGGAGGCGGTGGCGGGAAGGCACGGCCCCCTGGTGGCGGCGCGGCTCCCTGCGAGCCCGGGTGCCAGTGCCGTGCGCCCATGGTAAGCGTGTCCAGCGAGCGGCACCCTCTGTACAACCGCGTCAAGACAGGTCAGATCGCCAACTGCGCACTACCCTGCCACAATCCCTTCTTCAGTCAGGACGAGCGCGCCTTCACCGTCTTCTGGATTGGCCTGTGGTCGGTGCTCTGCTTCGTGTCCACTTTCGCTACCGTCTCTACCTTCCTCATCGACATGGAGCGCTTCAAGTATCCGGAGCGGCCCATCATCTTCCTGTCTGCCTGCTACCTCTTCGTGTCAGTCGGCTACCTGGTGCGCCTGGTAGCGGGTCACGAGAAAGTGGCTTGCAGCGGCGGCGCGCCCGGCGCTGGCGGCGCTGGGGGTGCTGGCGGCGCGGCAGCTGCAGCGAGCGCGGGCGCGGCAGGCGCGGGAGCGAGCGGCGCGGGCGGGCGCGGCGAGTACGAGGAGCTGGGCGCTGTTGAGCAGCACGTGCGTTATGAGACTACCGGCCCTGCGCTGTGCACCGTAGTCTTCCTGCTAGTTTACTTCTTCGGCATGGCCAGCTCCATCTGGTGGGTTATCCTGTCGCTCACGTGGTTCCTGGCGGCAGGCATGAAGTGGGGCAACGAAGCCATTGCCGGCTACTCGCAGTACTTCCACCTGGCCGCTTGGCTTGTGCCCAGCGTCAAGTCCATTGCAGTTCTGGCGCTCAGTTCGGTGGACGGTGACCCAGTGGCAGGCATCTGCTACGTGGGCAACCAGAGCCTCGATAATCTGCGTGGCTTCGTGCTGGCCCCTCTTGTCATCTACCTCTTTATTGGCACTATGTTTCTGCTGGCCGGCTTCGTGTCGCTTTTCCGCATCCGCTCAGTCATCAAGCAGCAGGGTGGCCCCACCAAAACACACAAGCTAGAGAAGCTCATGATCCGCCTGGGCCTCTTCACTGTGCTTTACACTGTGCCCGCCGCCGTCGTAGTCGCCTGCCTCTTCTATGAGCAGCACAACCGCCCTCGTTGGGAGGCCACACACAACTGCCCGTGCTTGCGGGACCTGCAGCCCGACCAGGCGCGCAGGCCCGACTACGCAGTCTTCATGCTCAAGTACTTCATGTGCCTGGTGGTGGGCATTACCTCTGGCGTGTGGGTCTGGTCAGGCAAGACTCTGGAGTCTTGGCGCGCCCTGTGCACCCGTTGCTGCTGGGCCAGCAAGGGCGCCGCGGTGGGTGGGGGTCCAGCTGCAGGGGCCGCAGGGGGCGGCGGCGGGCCAGGGGGCGGTGGCAGCGCTGGAcccggcgggggcggggggccGGGTGGCGGCGGGGGCTCCCTCTACAGCGACGTCAGCACCGGCCTGACGTGGCGGTCTGGCACGGCCAGCTCCGTGTCTTATCCAAAGCAGATGCCATTGTCCCAGGtctga